From the Natranaeroarchaeum aerophilus genome, one window contains:
- the gatB gene encoding Asp-tRNA(Asn)/Glu-tRNA(Gln) amidotransferase subunit GatB, which produces MTAQATQQDADLTVVIGLEVHVQLETETKIFCGCSTDADESGPNTNTCPVCLGLPGALPVLNEGAVEAAVKVGKALDSEIPEETRFHRKNYFYPDLPKNFQITQYDEPICQGGALEVSVEGDRRAIGIERAHLEEDPGSLQHVGGSIDTADYTLVNYNRAGVPLLEIVTRPDFRSPDEVRAFLAKMEEVLEYLGVFDSTRDGSLRVDANISLIEADERDGDGELSDEALAAANRTEVKNISSHKGAEKALAYEVTRQRNAIQRGRGVEQETRHWDESKGITVSMRSKEEEKDYRYFEEADLPPLQVADWKERIEIPELPAARRERFREEYGLGEEAASKLTSTKQVADFYEDVAEAFDPDLAATWVADNLLGELNYRDMAITDVADRLDEFMRLVELVDTGEITVKNAEELVLREMLDEGEDPETVVEREGLEKTAGDAVASAVADAIDENPDAVEDYHDGQDDALNFLVGQVMAATGGSADPGTVNQLLREQLAD; this is translated from the coding sequence ATGACCGCGCAGGCGACCCAGCAGGACGCCGACCTCACCGTCGTGATCGGACTGGAGGTCCACGTCCAGTTAGAGACCGAGACGAAGATCTTCTGTGGCTGTTCGACCGACGCCGACGAGTCCGGGCCGAACACGAACACCTGTCCCGTCTGTCTGGGACTGCCCGGCGCGTTACCCGTACTGAACGAGGGGGCGGTCGAGGCCGCCGTCAAGGTCGGCAAGGCGCTGGACTCGGAGATCCCCGAGGAGACCCGCTTTCACCGGAAGAACTACTTCTATCCTGACCTGCCGAAGAACTTCCAGATCACCCAGTACGACGAGCCGATCTGTCAGGGCGGGGCGCTGGAAGTCAGTGTCGAGGGCGACCGCCGCGCCATCGGCATCGAGCGCGCCCATCTCGAAGAGGACCCCGGTAGCCTCCAGCACGTCGGCGGCTCGATCGACACGGCCGACTACACGCTGGTTAACTACAACCGCGCGGGCGTCCCGCTGCTCGAAATCGTCACGAGACCGGACTTCCGCAGTCCCGACGAAGTACGGGCATTCCTCGCGAAGATGGAGGAGGTCCTGGAGTATCTGGGCGTCTTCGACAGCACGCGCGATGGCAGCCTGCGCGTCGACGCCAACATCTCGCTGATCGAGGCTGACGAGCGTGACGGCGACGGCGAACTCAGCGACGAGGCGCTTGCTGCGGCCAACCGTACCGAGGTCAAGAACATCTCCAGTCACAAAGGGGCCGAAAAGGCGCTGGCCTACGAGGTCACGCGCCAGCGCAACGCGATCCAGCGCGGCCGCGGCGTCGAACAGGAGACCCGCCACTGGGACGAGTCCAAGGGGATCACCGTCTCGATGCGCTCGAAAGAGGAAGAAAAGGACTACCGCTACTTCGAGGAGGCGGATCTGCCCCCGCTGCAGGTCGCCGACTGGAAAGAGCGCATTGAGATCCCCGAACTCCCTGCTGCCCGCCGCGAACGGTTCCGTGAGGAGTACGGGCTCGGTGAGGAAGCCGCGAGCAAACTCACCTCGACGAAACAGGTTGCTGACTTCTACGAGGACGTCGCCGAGGCGTTCGACCCGGACCTCGCCGCCACGTGGGTCGCGGACAACCTGCTGGGCGAACTCAACTACCGGGATATGGCCATCACGGACGTCGCTGATCGCCTCGACGAGTTCATGCGGCTGGTCGAACTCGTCGACACCGGGGAGATAACGGTCAAAAACGCCGAGGAGCTCGTGCTCCGGGAGATGCTCGACGAGGGCGAGGATCCGGAGACCGTCGTCGAACGCGAAGGGCTGGAAAAGACCGCCGGCGATGCCGTCGCGTCGGCTGTCGCGGACGCTATCGACGAGAACCCCGACGCAGTCGAGGACTACCACGACGGGCAGGACGACGCGCTAAACTTCCTCGTCGGACAGGTGATGGCCGCGACCGGCGGAAGCGCGGATCCGGGAACGGTTAACCAGCTACTCCGCGAGCAGCTGGCGGACTAG
- a CDS encoding DUF7518 family protein: MSNDRVEELEATVSELESTIRGLTEELVETKERVRMLENEVDPEPAATVGSTGSEESMPAEPEGEAAPEDVQEAAAEADKTDEDNAEDEPDDSGLGDDIIVA; encoded by the coding sequence ATGTCGAACGACCGCGTCGAAGAACTCGAAGCGACGGTGTCGGAACTGGAGTCGACGATCCGTGGCCTGACCGAGGAGCTCGTCGAAACCAAAGAGCGCGTCCGAATGCTGGAGAACGAAGTCGATCCCGAACCGGCCGCAACGGTTGGCTCCACGGGGTCGGAGGAGAGCATGCCAGCAGAACCCGAGGGGGAAGCCGCGCCCGAGGACGTACAGGAGGCCGCAGCCGAAGCCGATAAGACGGATGAGGACAACGCTGAGGACGAACCGGACGACTCCGGGCTGGGCGACGACATCATCGTCGCCTGA
- a CDS encoding segregation and condensation protein A — protein MTEEDIPLDITGHDSRSDSESPLPEEFVDDEGDTGNGDDVTDTDEDGVEPVELLVGMAEDGEIDPWDIDIVAVTDKYLDLLDEADLRTSGRALFYASVLLRMKGDQLLAGPDESDPEPEPWETAFEEAPADAPAGIDPVAGLEAEMERRLDRKSARGNPETLDELVRELREAERNSRWKESREYDTSGSPQGFQRGTQTLDYHSGDDFRADEEPTEAEVTSNTHGEDIETVIEDVHATLREQYEAGRAEVLYAEISTAGGSRVMTYLSLLFLANRGHVRLEQDELFGDLWVRDPNAVTGSEEAVAD, from the coding sequence ATGACTGAAGAGGACATTCCGCTGGATATCACGGGTCACGACTCTCGCTCGGACAGCGAATCGCCGCTGCCCGAGGAGTTTGTCGACGACGAAGGGGATACGGGAAACGGTGACGACGTGACGGATACGGACGAGGACGGGGTCGAACCCGTCGAGTTGCTCGTCGGGATGGCCGAAGACGGCGAGATCGACCCGTGGGATATCGACATCGTCGCGGTCACCGACAAGTACCTCGATCTACTCGACGAAGCTGACCTCCGGACATCGGGACGAGCGCTGTTTTACGCGAGCGTCCTGTTGCGGATGAAAGGCGACCAGCTGCTTGCGGGGCCCGACGAGTCCGATCCGGAGCCCGAGCCATGGGAAACCGCCTTCGAGGAGGCTCCAGCCGATGCTCCCGCCGGGATCGATCCAGTTGCAGGACTCGAAGCCGAGATGGAGCGTCGGCTCGACCGCAAGAGTGCGCGTGGGAATCCCGAGACCCTGGACGAACTGGTCCGGGAACTGCGCGAGGCCGAGCGCAACTCGCGGTGGAAAGAATCCCGCGAGTACGACACCAGCGGCTCGCCACAGGGGTTCCAGCGCGGCACCCAGACGCTGGATTACCACTCGGGTGATGATTTCCGGGCCGACGAAGAGCCGACCGAGGCGGAAGTAACCAGCAACACCCACGGTGAGGACATCGAGACGGTAATCGAGGACGTCCATGCGACGCTGCGCGAACAGTACGAGGCGGGGCGTGCGGAGGTGCTCTACGCCGAAATTTCGACCGCGGGTGGCAGCCGCGTGATGACGTATTTATCCTTGCTCTTTCTGGCGAACCGCGGGCACGTCCGGCTCGAACAGGACGAGCTGTTCGGCGACCTCTGGGTTCGGGATCCGAACGCGGTGACCGGCAGTGAAGAGGCAGTGGCGGACTGA
- a CDS encoding DUF2110 family protein, translated as MVVLATKLYIGGDARDRAQGSLRSLVNNDIGDLDVEFDIGIRHDDFPSVTIEGPDAVAARNLLTEEWGAVTDQFESGETYVGTLEGWTDDGFVLDAGREVLIPASELDLGRGSPDQIVERFGLVQHMPMRFVYDPDGSRLADAEIDRLYEWTRGDGRVNVNSATRAEVRATVNRAGHAQDIITVERLGLLEQSIVCPESTDPPGLIASIGQYLPAELRAVVP; from the coding sequence ATGGTCGTTCTCGCAACGAAGCTGTATATCGGCGGTGACGCGCGCGATCGCGCACAGGGCTCGCTGCGCTCGCTCGTCAACAACGATATCGGCGATCTCGACGTCGAGTTCGACATCGGCATTCGCCACGACGACTTCCCCTCGGTTACGATCGAGGGGCCGGACGCCGTGGCTGCCCGGAACCTCCTCACCGAGGAATGGGGAGCGGTCACCGACCAGTTCGAGTCCGGTGAGACCTACGTCGGCACGCTCGAAGGGTGGACTGACGACGGGTTCGTGCTCGACGCCGGACGCGAGGTCCTGATCCCGGCGTCCGAACTCGATCTCGGCCGTGGCAGCCCCGACCAGATCGTCGAACGGTTCGGGCTCGTCCAGCACATGCCCATGCGCTTTGTCTACGATCCGGACGGTTCCCGCCTCGCCGACGCGGAGATCGACCGCCTCTACGAGTGGACCCGCGGCGACGGGCGGGTCAACGTCAACAGCGCGACCCGCGCCGAGGTCCGGGCGACAGTCAACCGCGCCGGGCACGCACAGGACATCATCACCGTCGAGCGGCTCGGCCTGCTCGAACAGAGCATCGTCTGTCCGGAATCGACCGATCCACCGGGACTGATCGCCAGCATCGGCCAGTATCTGCCCGCCGAACTCCGGGCAGTCGTCCCCTGA
- the smc gene encoding chromosome segregation protein SMC, with product MHIKEIVLDNFKSFGRKTRIPFYQDFTTVSGPNGSGKSNIIDAVLFALGLARARGIRAQKLTDLIYNPGYDDGDAAAGPKEASVEVVLDNADGTLDRGQVVNAAGSEDVGDIEEITIRRRVKETEDNYYSYYYLNGRSVNLSDIQDLLAQAGVTPEGYNVVMQGDVTEIINMTPHQRREIIDQIAGVAEFDAKKEDAFEELEAVKEQIDEIQLRIDEKEARLEQLSDERETALEYQSLREEKEEYEGYLKAAELEDKRADLDGVEDDIEELEDELDELERELDERQGRVVRLEEDLEDLNAEIQRKGEDEQLEIKSEIEGIKGDIARLEDKIEATEEQRDEAENRRREAFVKIDRKQEEIDDLEAEIRETKVRKSSIAADIQSKESELAEVEAEIDAIDTEFDELKEQLAERKADRESIKEERNDLQREKDRLLDEARRRSNEISDLERELDDAEERIPELESQIGDLDAELQKATANRENIQEVVDDLRREKRSTQEQLSELDEKIQAKQQEYAELDARADESGDSSYGRAVSTILNGNLDGVHGTVGQLGGVPKEYATACETAAGGRLANVVVDDDGVGQDCIDYLKSRNAGRATFLPMTEMHSRSLPSKPSDPGVVDFAYNLVNFDSSYAGIFSYVLGDTLVVEDIETARQYMGDYRMVTLSGELVEKSGAMTGGSTSGSRYSFSKSGKGQLERVAEEINELQDERASLKEDLQSVEERLDDARDRQTKAAEQVQSIESKIESTEGDIEEIRTEIERKEDRLEELRDEREDVDGRMTELDEEIDSKESTLADIDADIDELESELADSRIPELTAEIEEIEGEIDDLEDQQDDLDADLNEYQLEKGYAEDAIEELQETVESAQNRKAECEEEIAEYEERIEEKEAELEEKRQEVLDLEDELAELKDEREALKAELREAKSARDERADDVSRVESKLSGKRETAERLDWEIDELESAVGEYDPEEIPDHDEVTETVERLESEMEELEPVNMLAIEEYDDVEAELDELTEGKETLVEERDGIEERIDSYEAQKKATFMDAYEAIDAEFQDIFGRLSNGTGNLYLEDEADPFEGGMTMKAEPADKPIQRLDSMSGGEKSLTALAFIFAIQRYNPAPFYALDEVDAFLDAANAERVGEMVDELAGDAQFIVVSHRSAMLDRSERAIGVTMQDDNVSAVTGIQLGELEGDAEVSADD from the coding sequence ATGCATATCAAAGAGATCGTTCTTGACAACTTCAAGAGCTTCGGACGAAAGACGCGGATCCCCTTCTATCAGGACTTTACGACCGTTAGCGGGCCGAACGGCAGCGGAAAATCCAACATCATCGACGCCGTGCTATTCGCGCTCGGACTGGCCCGTGCACGCGGTATCCGCGCACAGAAACTGACCGACCTCATCTACAACCCCGGATACGACGACGGCGACGCCGCTGCGGGACCGAAAGAGGCCAGCGTCGAGGTCGTGCTGGACAACGCCGACGGAACACTCGACCGGGGGCAGGTGGTAAACGCCGCGGGCTCGGAGGATGTCGGCGATATCGAGGAGATCACCATCCGCCGCCGTGTCAAAGAGACCGAGGACAACTACTACTCCTATTACTACCTGAACGGACGCTCGGTCAATCTCTCGGACATTCAGGATCTGCTCGCACAGGCGGGCGTCACGCCGGAGGGGTACAACGTCGTCATGCAGGGCGACGTGACCGAGATCATCAACATGACGCCCCACCAGCGCCGCGAGATCATCGACCAGATCGCGGGCGTCGCCGAGTTCGATGCAAAAAAGGAAGACGCCTTCGAGGAACTGGAGGCCGTCAAAGAGCAGATCGACGAGATACAGCTTCGGATCGACGAGAAGGAAGCGCGCCTCGAACAGCTGAGCGACGAGCGAGAAACTGCCCTTGAGTACCAGTCCCTCCGCGAAGAAAAGGAGGAGTACGAGGGGTATCTCAAGGCCGCCGAACTGGAGGACAAACGCGCGGATCTGGATGGCGTCGAAGACGATATCGAGGAGCTAGAGGACGAACTCGATGAACTCGAACGAGAACTCGACGAACGGCAGGGACGGGTCGTCCGTCTCGAAGAAGACCTCGAAGACCTGAACGCAGAGATCCAGCGCAAAGGCGAGGACGAACAGCTGGAGATCAAAAGCGAAATCGAGGGGATCAAAGGCGATATCGCCCGTCTGGAGGACAAGATCGAGGCGACCGAGGAACAACGCGACGAGGCGGAAAACCGTCGGCGCGAGGCCTTTGTCAAGATCGATCGCAAACAGGAGGAGATCGACGATCTCGAAGCCGAGATCCGCGAGACGAAAGTCCGGAAGTCCTCGATCGCCGCGGATATCCAGAGCAAGGAGTCCGAACTCGCGGAGGTCGAGGCCGAGATCGACGCGATCGACACCGAGTTCGACGAGCTAAAGGAGCAACTGGCCGAGCGGAAGGCGGACCGCGAGTCGATCAAGGAGGAGCGAAACGACCTCCAGCGCGAGAAGGATCGCCTGCTCGATGAGGCGCGTCGACGCTCGAACGAGATTTCCGATCTCGAACGCGAACTCGACGACGCCGAAGAGCGAATTCCGGAGCTCGAATCCCAGATCGGAGATCTGGACGCCGAGTTGCAGAAAGCGACCGCCAACCGCGAGAACATCCAGGAGGTCGTCGACGACCTGCGACGCGAGAAGCGTTCGACCCAGGAGCAACTCTCCGAACTCGACGAGAAGATCCAGGCCAAACAACAGGAGTACGCGGAACTGGACGCTCGCGCCGACGAGAGTGGGGACTCATCCTACGGCCGAGCCGTCTCGACGATTCTCAACGGGAATCTCGATGGGGTCCACGGGACCGTCGGACAGCTCGGCGGAGTTCCAAAGGAGTATGCGACGGCCTGTGAAACCGCCGCAGGCGGGCGACTGGCGAACGTGGTCGTCGACGACGACGGCGTCGGCCAGGACTGTATCGACTACCTGAAATCCCGCAACGCCGGGCGGGCTACCTTCCTGCCGATGACCGAGATGCACAGCCGGAGCCTCCCCTCGAAGCCCTCGGATCCCGGCGTCGTCGACTTCGCGTACAACCTCGTCAATTTCGACTCCTCGTACGCGGGGATCTTCTCGTACGTGCTCGGGGACACGCTCGTCGTCGAGGACATCGAGACCGCCCGGCAGTACATGGGCGACTACCGCATGGTGACACTGTCGGGCGAACTGGTCGAAAAAAGCGGCGCGATGACCGGCGGCTCGACGAGCGGGTCGCGATACTCCTTCTCGAAGAGCGGGAAGGGACAGCTCGAACGGGTCGCAGAGGAGATAAACGAGTTGCAAGACGAACGCGCTTCGCTCAAGGAGGACCTCCAGTCGGTCGAGGAACGCCTCGACGACGCGCGCGACCGGCAGACGAAAGCCGCAGAGCAGGTACAGTCGATCGAGTCGAAGATCGAGTCCACGGAGGGCGATATCGAGGAGATCCGTACGGAGATCGAGCGCAAGGAGGATCGACTCGAGGAACTCCGCGACGAACGCGAGGACGTCGACGGTCGGATGACCGAACTGGACGAGGAGATCGACAGCAAGGAGTCGACACTTGCCGACATCGACGCCGATATCGACGAGCTAGAGTCCGAACTCGCGGACTCGCGGATCCCGGAACTCACGGCGGAAATCGAGGAGATCGAGGGCGAGATCGACGACCTCGAAGACCAGCAGGACGACCTCGATGCCGATCTCAACGAGTACCAGCTCGAAAAGGGCTACGCCGAGGACGCCATCGAGGAGCTTCAGGAGACCGTCGAATCGGCACAGAACCGCAAAGCAGAGTGCGAAGAAGAGATCGCGGAGTACGAAGAACGGATCGAGGAAAAAGAAGCGGAGCTCGAAGAAAAGCGCCAGGAGGTCCTCGATCTCGAAGACGAACTGGCCGAACTCAAAGACGAGCGCGAGGCGCTCAAAGCGGAGCTTCGTGAGGCCAAATCCGCCCGCGACGAGCGAGCAGATGACGTGAGTCGTGTCGAGAGCAAGCTCTCCGGGAAGCGCGAGACAGCAGAGCGTCTGGACTGGGAGATCGACGAACTCGAAAGCGCGGTCGGCGAGTACGACCCCGAGGAGATCCCTGACCATGACGAGGTGACCGAGACCGTCGAGCGCCTCGAATCGGAGATGGAGGAGCTGGAGCCGGTCAATATGCTGGCAATCGAAGAGTACGACGACGTCGAGGCCGAACTCGACGAGCTAACTGAGGGCAAGGAGACGCTCGTCGAGGAGCGCGACGGCATCGAAGAGCGGATCGACTCCTACGAGGCTCAAAAGAAGGCGACGTTCATGGACGCCTACGAGGCGATCGACGCGGAGTTTCAGGATATCTTCGGACGCCTCTCGAACGGTACTGGTAACCTGTATCTCGAAGACGAGGCCGACCCCTTCGAGGGCGGCATGACGATGAAGGCCGAACCGGCCGACAAGCCGATTCAGCGCCTCGATTCGATGTCCGGCGGTGAGAAGTCACTGACCGCGCTCGCTTTTATTTTCGCGATCCAGCGGTACAACCCCGCGCCGTTCTACGCGCTCGATGAGGTCGACGCCTTCCTCGACGCCGCGAACGCCGAGCGCGTCGGCGAGATGGTCGATGAACTCGCTGGCGACGCCCAGTTCATCGTCGTCTCCCATCGCTCGGCGATGCTGGACCGCTCCGAGCGTGCGATTGGTGTTACGATGCAGGACGACAACGTCAGCGCGGTAACGGGAATCCAGCTGGGCGAACTGGAGGGTGACGCCGAGGTGAGCGCGGATGACTGA
- a CDS encoding transcription factor — protein sequence MAFEELLEDPVIQKYLHELVGPKGMPVAAAPPDGEVTDEELAEELDMELNDVRRALFILYENDLATYRRLRDEDSGWLTYLWTFEYENIPENLEAEMHRLYEALDERREYERNHEFYLCEVCSIRFEFGEAMDFGFECPECGSPVEAMENTHLVDAMDRRLENLRDELNLDNEVEV from the coding sequence ATGGCTTTTGAGGAGCTCCTCGAGGATCCCGTCATCCAGAAGTACTTGCACGAGCTCGTCGGTCCGAAGGGAATGCCGGTCGCGGCGGCCCCCCCGGACGGCGAGGTAACTGACGAGGAACTGGCCGAGGAACTCGACATGGAACTCAACGACGTCCGCCGGGCGCTGTTTATTCTCTACGAGAATGACCTGGCGACGTATCGACGGCTCCGTGACGAGGATTCCGGCTGGCTGACTTACCTGTGGACCTTCGAGTACGAGAACATCCCCGAGAATCTGGAAGCGGAGATGCACCGGCTGTACGAGGCACTGGACGAGCGCCGGGAGTACGAGCGAAACCACGAGTTCTATCTCTGTGAGGTCTGTTCGATCCGCTTCGAGTTCGGCGAGGCGATGGACTTTGGCTTCGAGTGTCCCGAGTGTGGCTCCCCCGTCGAGGCGATGGAGAACACCCATCTCGTCGATGCGATGGATCGACGTCTGGAGAACCTGCGGGACGAACTCAACCTCGACAACGAGGTCGAGGTCTGA
- a CDS encoding DNA topoisomerase I has protein sequence MELIITEKDNAARRIADILSGGSASSSRQNGVNVYKWGGKRCIGLSGHVVGVDFPEEYSDWRDVEPVELIDAEVEKRPTQESIVASLRSLARQADRVTIATDYDREGELIGKEAYELVREVNDSVPIDRVRFSSITDNEVQNAFSEPEELDFDLAAAGEARQVIDLMWGAALTRFLSLSARQLGQDFISVGRVQSPTLKLIVDREREIQAFDPDTYWEIFADLDKDGSAFESQYFYRDEDGNEAERVWDEPVAEAIYDRIAREDGQVTVDSVSRRTRTDTPPAPFDTTQYIRAAGSLGYSAQRAMSIAEDLYTAGYMTYPRTDNTVYPDDLEPEDLLDSFVGHHTFGEDAESLLDLDGLEPTEGDEETTDHPPIHPTDELPKRADLSEDEWEIYELVVRRFFATLAEDATWEHLKVVSELAGAVDVELPHETEAVTFKANGKRLLEAGYHDVYPYFSTNENYVPDVDEGEQLSIVDNRIEEKETQPPRRYGQSRLIETMQGLGVGTKSTRHHTIEKLYDRGYIENDPPRPTQLAMAVVEAAEEYADRVVSEEMTSELEADMTAIAEGGATLDDVTAESREMLERVFEDLTDSREEIGDHLQKSLKADKRLGPCPECGEDLLLRRSRGGSSFIGCDGYPECEYTLPLPSTGKPLILEEVCEDHGLNHVKMLAGRSTFVHGCPQCKADDAGEGPVIGACPECGDEHDGELVIKQLRNGSRLVGCNRYPDCDYSLPLPRRGEIEVTDERCDEHDLPELLVHNDDEPWELGCPICNYREYQARESDSGTDLEALEGLGSKTAEKLAAAGIESIDDLTGAPADDVAGEVDGVSADRIRKWQAEA, from the coding sequence TTGGAACTGATCATTACCGAAAAGGACAACGCAGCGCGTCGAATCGCCGATATCCTCAGCGGGGGCTCCGCCTCGTCGTCACGCCAGAACGGCGTCAACGTATACAAATGGGGTGGCAAGCGGTGTATCGGCCTCTCCGGTCACGTCGTCGGGGTCGACTTCCCCGAGGAGTACAGCGACTGGCGCGACGTCGAGCCCGTCGAATTGATCGACGCCGAGGTCGAGAAACGACCGACACAGGAGTCGATCGTCGCCTCGTTGCGTTCGCTCGCACGGCAGGCCGACCGCGTCACGATCGCCACTGACTACGATCGCGAGGGCGAGCTAATCGGCAAGGAGGCCTACGAACTCGTCCGCGAGGTCAACGACTCCGTGCCGATCGACCGCGTGCGATTTTCTTCGATCACGGACAACGAGGTGCAAAACGCCTTTTCCGAGCCCGAAGAGCTCGATTTCGATCTGGCTGCAGCGGGCGAGGCCCGGCAGGTCATCGACCTGATGTGGGGGGCGGCGCTCACCCGTTTTCTCTCGCTGTCGGCCCGCCAGCTCGGCCAGGACTTCATCTCGGTCGGCCGCGTCCAGTCGCCGACCCTGAAGTTGATCGTCGACCGGGAACGCGAGATTCAGGCGTTCGATCCCGACACCTACTGGGAGATCTTCGCCGACCTCGACAAGGACGGCTCGGCCTTCGAGTCCCAGTACTTCTATCGCGACGAGGACGGCAACGAGGCCGAACGCGTCTGGGACGAGCCGGTCGCCGAGGCGATCTACGATCGAATCGCCCGAGAAGACGGGCAGGTTACGGTCGACAGCGTCTCCCGGCGAACCCGTACCGACACGCCGCCCGCACCGTTCGATACGACACAGTACATTCGCGCCGCGGGCTCGCTTGGCTACTCCGCACAGCGGGCGATGAGCATCGCCGAGGATCTCTACACCGCGGGCTACATGACCTACCCGCGAACCGACAACACGGTCTACCCCGACGACCTCGAGCCCGAGGACCTGCTCGATTCCTTCGTCGGCCACCACACGTTCGGCGAGGACGCCGAATCACTGCTCGACCTCGACGGACTGGAGCCGACCGAGGGCGACGAGGAGACCACCGACCACCCGCCGATCCACCCGACCGACGAACTCCCGAAACGAGCCGACCTTTCCGAGGACGAATGGGAGATCTACGAACTCGTCGTCCGTCGATTTTTCGCGACCCTCGCCGAGGACGCCACGTGGGAGCACCTGAAAGTCGTCTCCGAGCTTGCCGGGGCGGTCGACGTCGAGCTCCCACACGAAACGGAGGCAGTGACGTTCAAGGCCAACGGCAAGCGGCTGCTCGAAGCGGGCTATCACGACGTCTACCCGTACTTCAGCACGAACGAGAACTACGTCCCCGACGTCGACGAGGGCGAACAGCTGTCGATCGTCGATAATCGTATCGAGGAAAAGGAGACCCAGCCCCCGCGGCGATACGGCCAGTCGCGACTCATCGAGACCATGCAGGGGCTTGGGGTCGGTACGAAGTCGACCCGCCACCACACGATCGAAAAACTGTACGATCGCGGCTATATCGAGAACGACCCGCCGCGACCGACACAGCTCGCGATGGCGGTCGTCGAGGCTGCCGAGGAGTACGCCGACCGCGTCGTCAGCGAGGAGATGACGAGCGAACTCGAAGCCGACATGACCGCCATTGCGGAGGGCGGGGCGACGCTCGACGACGTCACTGCCGAATCCCGCGAGATGCTCGAACGCGTTTTCGAGGATCTCACTGACTCGCGCGAGGAGATCGGTGACCACCTCCAGAAGTCACTCAAGGCCGACAAGCGACTCGGCCCCTGCCCGGAGTGTGGCGAGGACCTGCTCTTGCGCCGGAGCCGCGGCGGCTCCTCATTCATCGGGTGTGACGGCTATCCCGAGTGTGAGTACACGCTCCCGCTGCCGAGCACGGGCAAGCCGCTCATCCTCGAAGAGGTCTGTGAGGACCACGGCCTGAACCACGTCAAGATGCTCGCGGGGCGCAGCACGTTCGTCCACGGCTGTCCACAGTGCAAAGCCGACGATGCGGGCGAGGGACCAGTGATCGGGGCGTGTCCCGAGTGTGGCGACGAACACGACGGTGAACTCGTCATCAAGCAGTTGCGAAACGGCTCCCGACTCGTCGGCTGTAACCGATATCCCGACTGTGACTACTCGCTGCCGCTCCCCCGGCGCGGCGAGATCGAGGTCACCGACGAGCGCTGTGACGAACACGATCTTCCGGAGCTGCTCGTCCACAACGACGACGAGCCGTGGGAGCTGGGCTGTCCGATCTGTAACTACCGGGAATATCAGGCCCGCGAGAGCGACTCCGGGACGGATCTGGAAGCACTTGAGGGGCTGGGATCGAAGACCGCCGAGAAGCTCGCCGCGGCGGGCATCGAGAGCATCGACGACCTGACCGGCGCGCCAGCGGACGACGTGGCTGGTGAGGTCGACGGCGTCAGTGCGGACCGGATCCGGAAATGGCAGGCCGAAGCCTGA
- a CDS encoding HalOD1 output domain-containing protein has protein sequence MDKESFHDLSTESSATLDGTSLAAEGPKAIFEPDGSGSTAEAVVSLVAETGDRDPLDLPPLYDAVDPEALDRLCARTSDSELRVSFEYAGYTVLVEGTGIVHLLDEE, from the coding sequence ATGGACAAAGAGAGTTTTCACGACCTGTCTACGGAGTCCAGTGCGACACTGGATGGGACGTCGCTCGCAGCCGAGGGGCCGAAAGCCATTTTCGAACCGGACGGTAGTGGATCGACCGCTGAAGCGGTCGTTTCGCTCGTCGCGGAAACCGGTGACCGCGATCCGCTCGATCTACCCCCACTCTACGATGCAGTCGATCCCGAAGCGCTCGACAGACTCTGTGCACGAACCAGTGACTCCGAACTGCGAGTCTCCTTCGAATATGCGGGCTATACGGTCCTCGTCGAGGGGACAGGGATCGTCCATCTGCTCGACGAAGAGTAG
- a CDS encoding ribbon-helix-helix protein, CopG family produces MGTRRVNFRLPESLVQKADVAAEITHKNRTEILKEALHEYLESVEDDDRFREAVVDLYLDGRIDFEVLDEFVSRQDAEAIRASKQLLESGEEMADDLAGL; encoded by the coding sequence ATGGGGACAAGACGAGTGAACTTCCGGCTGCCGGAAAGTCTGGTCCAGAAAGCGGATGTCGCAGCCGAGATCACCCATAAAAACCGAACGGAGATACTCAAAGAGGCACTGCACGAATATCTGGAATCGGTAGAGGATGACGACCGGTTCAGGGAAGCAGTCGTTGATCTGTATCTCGACGGACGGATCGACTTCGAAGTCCTCGATGAGTTCGTCAGTCGACAGGACGCCGAAGCGATCCGTGCCTCGAAGCAGCTGCTCGAGAGCGGTGAAGAGATGGCCGACGATCTGGCAGGACTCTGA